A region of Pyxidicoccus parkwaysis DNA encodes the following proteins:
- a CDS encoding zf-HC2 domain-containing protein, producing the protein MVAEPFPRSKASADCLSGWRVSQVVLGLLPPEERAPAEAHVASCASCKQRVAAEHAQARAAAFEKVPEALLAAASAVPSRPERRAWWRWAPAFAFVPVLAVGVFLAVRSPPPVGRSDGTTMKGTVSLDVAVAREGALVVNGIPAEEVAGLRAGDRLRLRVQGAEASTWLILQGDEEGQWTPYFEGLAPQGGWLPMGITITPEGRTRMRFMACREKPPRGVPPEEVCKVRVYDWGMAGTP; encoded by the coding sequence GGTGGCTGAGCCGTTTCCGAGGTCCAAGGCGTCCGCGGACTGTCTGTCCGGGTGGCGTGTCTCGCAGGTGGTGCTCGGGCTGCTGCCTCCCGAGGAGCGCGCGCCCGCCGAGGCGCACGTGGCCTCCTGTGCGTCCTGCAAGCAGCGGGTGGCCGCGGAGCACGCGCAGGCCCGTGCGGCTGCCTTCGAGAAGGTGCCGGAGGCGCTGCTCGCTGCGGCCTCGGCCGTGCCCTCGCGCCCGGAGCGTCGAGCCTGGTGGCGATGGGCGCCCGCGTTCGCCTTCGTGCCCGTGCTGGCGGTGGGTGTGTTCCTCGCGGTGCGGTCTCCTCCGCCGGTGGGACGCTCCGATGGGACGACGATGAAGGGCACGGTGTCGCTGGACGTGGCGGTTGCGCGCGAGGGGGCGCTCGTGGTCAACGGCATCCCCGCCGAAGAGGTGGCGGGGCTGAGGGCGGGAGACCGGCTGCGCCTGCGCGTGCAGGGCGCGGAGGCGTCCACGTGGCTCATCCTCCAGGGAGACGAGGAAGGACAATGGACCCCGTACTTCGAGGGGCTCGCGCCCCAGGGCGGCTGGCTGCCCATGGGAATCACCATCACTCCCGAGGGACGCACGCGGATGCGCTTCATGGCGTGCAGGGAGAAGCCTCCGCGCGGCGTGCCTCCCGAGGAGGTGTGCAAGGTGCGCGTCTACGACTGGGGCATGGCTGGAACGCCATGA
- a CDS encoding caspase family protein: MSRVASLWLGVLLAVLPVAAHASEARYALLVGAHRGNADEPRLYFAGRDAERLREVLVTLGDFPQENVTVLTDPNADRVRTALARMNARIREEVAHDRSSVLLVFYSGHADAESLHLGGTLLPWEELRNLTSGSSAAARLLVVDACRSGQATRVKGTKLAAPFALPPDVESHGLPEGFAILSSSAAGESAQESDSLQGSFFTHHLVAALRGVADTSADGLVSLAEAYQYAADRTVASTVATVGGVQHPTYLYELKGRSELVLTRPGRNQGLAAVRLEGAGQYYFRQGGRDGPVVLEAGISQEARTARLVPGAYFVQHRLPDRLREARVVAEEGQPLELAKASWSVVELDQLVRKGGGGGRTWTVGLWSRGTASLVEGFPFFPSGAVQASLDTSALTLDTELEGAHSGYTDDVSMKRRLSFGALRVGARKVFDVGPFSLSGGARLGAAYVDQRFPEQDSGRQAPRRWQVVPQLDTLLRADLHLPWWGFFVGAEAGVRTSWLRIQSSTGPEEVRTPVKGMFAGGLGLRW, translated from the coding sequence ATGAGCCGCGTGGCTTCGCTGTGGCTCGGTGTGCTGCTCGCCGTGCTGCCCGTGGCCGCGCACGCGAGCGAGGCGCGCTACGCGTTGCTCGTGGGCGCGCACAGGGGCAACGCGGATGAGCCGCGTCTCTACTTCGCCGGGCGCGACGCGGAGCGGCTGCGTGAGGTGCTCGTCACGCTGGGGGACTTTCCTCAGGAGAACGTCACTGTCCTCACGGACCCCAATGCGGACCGCGTGCGCACCGCGCTGGCGCGAATGAATGCGCGCATCCGCGAGGAGGTGGCGCATGACCGCTCCAGCGTGCTGCTCGTCTTCTACTCGGGCCATGCGGATGCGGAGTCGCTGCACCTGGGGGGCACGCTGCTGCCGTGGGAGGAGCTCCGCAACCTGACGTCCGGTTCCTCCGCCGCCGCACGGTTGCTGGTGGTGGATGCGTGCCGCTCCGGGCAGGCCACGCGCGTGAAGGGCACGAAGCTGGCGGCGCCCTTCGCGCTGCCTCCGGATGTGGAGTCACATGGCCTGCCCGAGGGCTTCGCGATTCTGTCCTCGTCCGCCGCCGGTGAGAGCGCGCAGGAGTCGGACTCGTTGCAGGGCTCGTTCTTCACGCACCATCTGGTGGCCGCGCTGCGCGGCGTGGCGGACACCAGCGCGGATGGGCTCGTCAGTCTCGCGGAGGCGTACCAGTACGCCGCGGACCGCACGGTGGCGAGCACCGTGGCCACGGTGGGTGGCGTGCAGCACCCCACGTATCTGTATGAATTGAAGGGGCGCTCGGAGTTGGTGCTCACGCGGCCGGGGCGCAACCAGGGCCTGGCGGCGGTGCGGTTGGAAGGCGCGGGGCAGTACTACTTCCGGCAGGGCGGGCGCGACGGCCCGGTGGTGTTGGAGGCCGGCATCTCCCAAGAGGCGCGCACGGCGCGGCTGGTGCCGGGCGCGTACTTCGTGCAGCACCGCCTGCCGGACCGGCTGCGCGAGGCGCGCGTCGTCGCGGAGGAGGGCCAGCCGCTGGAGCTGGCGAAGGCGTCCTGGAGCGTGGTGGAGCTGGACCAGCTCGTGCGCAAGGGCGGAGGCGGTGGGCGCACGTGGACGGTGGGCCTGTGGAGCCGGGGCACGGCGAGCCTGGTGGAGGGCTTCCCCTTCTTCCCATCCGGCGCGGTGCAGGCGTCGCTGGACACGTCGGCGCTGACGCTGGACACGGAGCTGGAGGGGGCACACTCGGGCTACACCGACGACGTGAGCATGAAGCGCAGGCTCTCGTTCGGGGCGCTCCGGGTGGGGGCGCGGAAGGTGTTCGACGTGGGGCCCTTCTCCCTGTCGGGCGGCGCGAGGCTGGGCGCCGCGTACGTGGACCAGCGCTTCCCCGAGCAGGATTCCGGCCGCCAGGCGCCAAGGCGCTGGCAGGTGGTGCCGCAGCTGGACACGTTGCTGCGCGCGGACCTGCACCTGCCGTGGTGGGGCTTCTTCGTGGGCGCGGAGGCGGGGGTGCGGACGTCGTGGCTGCGCATCCAGTCGTCGACGGGGCCGGAGGAGGTGCGCACGCCGGTGAAGGGGATGTTCGCTGGGGGCCTGGGGCTGCGGTGGTGA
- a CDS encoding energy transducer TonB, whose product MQRFPEVAADFVPAAGELEEPKLVVEHAQARGVYDEALAVLRGKPTPEGTSAAQDDLRAACRAGLQEACDFMRKEFSPPVKISGAQPQYPSEALQKGTQAVVVVRCQLGATGLFRDCQVLESGPDGLTESVLAYAARANYHPARFAGHPFSIPYTFTINFNPYRVDLSPQQEIELTKARTERFPRSPPAWARLANLLSRHAPEDPALAESLRVLHALVPSYWWPANELAWLHVQAGRHAEAAPLVTRAMTWEPDNSYVLETSAAVLAATGQCEQALVEQRRAVEKLPAEWPAPERERFTRTLAEYQRQCAGAAAATEPR is encoded by the coding sequence GTGCAGCGTTTTCCGGAAGTGGCGGCTGACTTCGTGCCCGCCGCCGGAGAGTTGGAAGAGCCCAAGCTGGTCGTGGAGCACGCGCAGGCTCGTGGCGTCTACGACGAGGCTCTCGCGGTGCTTCGCGGCAAGCCCACTCCAGAGGGAACGAGCGCTGCGCAGGACGACCTCCGCGCCGCATGCAGGGCCGGCCTGCAGGAGGCGTGCGACTTCATGCGCAAGGAGTTCTCGCCTCCCGTGAAGATTTCGGGCGCCCAGCCGCAATACCCGAGTGAGGCCCTGCAGAAGGGAACCCAAGCCGTGGTCGTCGTTCGTTGCCAGTTGGGCGCGACGGGCCTGTTCCGGGACTGTCAGGTGCTTGAGAGCGGACCGGATGGGCTCACGGAGTCGGTGCTCGCGTACGCGGCCAGGGCGAACTACCACCCCGCGAGGTTCGCGGGCCATCCCTTCTCGATTCCCTATACCTTCACCATCAACTTCAATCCCTACCGGGTCGACCTCTCGCCGCAGCAAGAGATTGAGTTGACGAAGGCCAGGACGGAGCGATTCCCGAGGAGCCCGCCGGCATGGGCGCGCCTGGCGAATCTGCTCTCGCGGCACGCCCCGGAGGACCCCGCGCTCGCCGAGTCCCTGCGCGTCCTTCACGCCCTCGTTCCGTCCTACTGGTGGCCCGCCAACGAATTGGCCTGGCTTCATGTGCAGGCGGGCCGGCATGCCGAGGCCGCTCCCCTGGTGACTCGCGCGATGACCTGGGAGCCGGACAACTCGTACGTATTGGAGACGTCCGCTGCCGTGCTGGCCGCCACCGGGCAGTGTGAGCAGGCGCTCGTCGAGCAGCGCCGCGCCGTGGAGAAGCTCCCCGCCGAGTGGCCTGCTCCGGAGCGGGAGCGCTTCACGCGCACGCTGGCGGAGTATCAGCGCCAGTGCGCGGGCGCGGCGGCCGCGACGGAGCCGCGCTGA